GCGCTGGGTGCGTTTGAAAAAATATTGTTGCTCGAAAAAGAGATTGAAGAACTGGGTATTCAGCTGGAAAAGAATCATGAAGATGAAGCACTGCTTCACCTCTACAGCGATAAGCTCCACGAAATGGATACGCTGGATGGTTATAACATCCATCATAAAACAGAAGAAATTCTGCAGGGACTTGGTTTTGCCAATGCCGATCTGCAACGTCCGTATAAAGAATTCAGTGGCGGCTGGCGCATGCGTGTACTGCTGGCAAAAATGATCCTGCAACAGCCCGATCTGTTGTTATTGGATGAACCGACGAATCACCTGGATCTTCCCAGTATTGAATGGTTAGAAAAATATCTGTTGCATTATCAAGGTTCGGTTGTAATTGTATCGCATGACCGTTGGTTCCTTGATCGTATGGTCACCAAGATCGTAGAAGTGTTTCAGCAAGGTTTACATATTTACGGCGGCAACTATTCTTTTTACCAGCAAGAGAAAGAGATACGGATGGAGTTGCAGATGAAGGCCTTTGAAAATCAGCAGGATTTTATCCGTCAGCAGGAACGTTTTATTGAACGTTTCCGTGCCAAAGCAAGTAAAGCTGCTGCTGCACAAACGGCTATTAAGAAATTAGAAAAGCTGGATGTGATTGAAGCACCAACCAATGACCGTCCGAATATCCGCATCAACTTTGCGGTTGATAAAATGCCGGGTAAAGTATTGTGCGAATTAAAACATGTGAGCAAACATTACGGCGCTAATAAAATCGTCACGAATGCAAGTGCAGAAATTGAACGGGGCGATAAAATTGCGTTGATCGGTGCAAATGGTAAAGGTAAATCGACCTTACTGCGTATTATTGCCGGTGTTGAATCATTTGAAGGTGAACGGAAGTGGGGACATAATGTTGATGAAAGTTTTTATGCACAGCACCAGTTAGAATCGTTAGGTCTCAATCATACACTCCTTGACGAATTGAAGACCTGCAGCACGCAGAAAACTGACCAGGAATTACGCACCCTGCTTGGTTGCTTTTTATTTGGTGGCGATGATATCGATAAAAAGATCAAAGTATTAAGTGGTGGTGAAAAAGCAAGAATTGCGTTGGCAAAAACAATCATCAGCAAGGCCAACTTCCTGATGCTCGATGAACCGACGAACCATCTTGACATGCATTCGGTTGAATTGCTGATCGAAGCATTGAACAAATACCAGGGCAGCATTATTTTGGTGAGTCATGATCGTTTCTTTGTTTCGCAAACAGCCAATAAGATCTGGGAAATTGTAGATGAAGAGATCAAAGAATTTAAAGGCACCTACAACGAATACTTAGAGTGGAAGGAACGTATGGCAAAGAAAGCTGCCGATAATAAAGAGCTTGTTGCCAGTGAAAAAAAAACGGAAGTAAAAAAAATAGTTGAGGAAAAACCGGTAGTACAACAACAGTCACCTGTTGCAGATACCAAGCAGGTGATCAATAAAGAACTGAAGAAAGAGTTGCAGAAGCAACAACGCATGTTGCAGCAGTTGGAAGAAAAAATCAACACAACTACCATTGAAAAAAATAAAATGGAAGCCCAACTCTCCGACCCTTCTACTTATTCTGATAAAGATAAATTCAAGCAAACGGAGACTTCTTATCAAAAGCTGAGCAACGATCTTAAACAGTTGAATGCAGAATACGAAGCTGCCTTTGAAAAAGTTATGGAGCTGGAGAGTAAGGCGGGGTGATTTGTGAGTGGGTAATAGTGGATAGGTAATAATCAAACGTTGTTACTTTTTTAACAATCAAAGCAATATCTGCAATACATATCCGATATGCGTTTTCTGATAATATTACTTCTCTCTTTTTTTGTCAGTTGTAAATTTAAAATTGATACAAATGACGTTTTAGGTTCCTGGACAATAGAGCAGGATGAATTAAAATACCCAAAGACTGGATTTAGTGATAAAGCTACCTTTTTCCCCAACGATTCTCTTAGAGTAGAAATGTTTCGTGATGGGAAATTAGATCAATTTTTCGTTGGTACATACAAAATGGATAATGAAAGAAATACGATCACTACAAAACTTGATACATTAGAAGTTGAATTTGAAATAGTAACGCTTTCTGAGAAAAAACTTGTTTTAAAAGATCGTAAAAGAAAGACAATCACTAATTATAAACGACTTTAATTATGTTGGCAGTGAATGCGTCTCGTTCCTGTTCAACGAACTCTTCATTTAATTACGATATCGTCTAATAGGCAATATCCCATTAAAGTCATTATAGCAACGAATAATCTTTGCATCATAAATATTACCAAGAGACATTCGGATCTGGTAGTAACATGTGAATTTTTCCAAGGTCCGGTATCGATCCAGCTCCTTGATACTGTCATTCCTTTCATTACTACTGGTATAAACAACATCAATGAACGAGTAGTTCTCTTTGTGATTCATCATATTCATTGCCTTCCTTGCTTCTGTGATCGCATTCGTAATTACGATGCTTGTATCCCATGTGCAGATGCTTGCCCCGGGACCATACTTAAAA
The DNA window shown above is from Lacibacter sp. H375 and carries:
- a CDS encoding ABC-F family ATP-binding cassette domain-containing protein, whose amino-acid sequence is MLAGFQNVTFEFGARAIIEDSTWHIHPNERIGLIGYNGTGKSTLLKLLVGEYQPSKGEVIRSRNTSIGYLHQDLLSFDTSESILQVALGAFEKILLLEKEIEELGIQLEKNHEDEALLHLYSDKLHEMDTLDGYNIHHKTEEILQGLGFANADLQRPYKEFSGGWRMRVLLAKMILQQPDLLLLDEPTNHLDLPSIEWLEKYLLHYQGSVVIVSHDRWFLDRMVTKIVEVFQQGLHIYGGNYSFYQQEKEIRMELQMKAFENQQDFIRQQERFIERFRAKASKAAAAQTAIKKLEKLDVIEAPTNDRPNIRINFAVDKMPGKVLCELKHVSKHYGANKIVTNASAEIERGDKIALIGANGKGKSTLLRIIAGVESFEGERKWGHNVDESFYAQHQLESLGLNHTLLDELKTCSTQKTDQELRTLLGCFLFGGDDIDKKIKVLSGGEKARIALAKTIISKANFLMLDEPTNHLDMHSVELLIEALNKYQGSIILVSHDRFFVSQTANKIWEIVDEEIKEFKGTYNEYLEWKERMAKKAADNKELVASEKKTEVKKIVEEKPVVQQQSPVADTKQVINKELKKELQKQQRMLQQLEEKINTTTIEKNKMEAQLSDPSTYSDKDKFKQTETSYQKLSNDLKQLNAEYEAAFEKVMELESKAG